GGGGCTCGTGAGGAGTCGGACCACGACGCTCGTCGACGGGGACGAGGTCATGTCGATGGTCGGGCTGGTACTCTACGAGCGCCGCGAGCGCTAGGAGCCGAGGACGAACAGTCCGACGCCGGCGAGGACGAACCCACCCGGTACCGCGAGCACGGTCGTCGGAATCGAGCAGATGCTCGCGCCGCCGTCGCGGCTGTAGACGACCGCTCCATCCGCGAGTTCGACGAACTGTACCTGACTCAGTCCACCGATCGCTTCGCCCGTCCGCGTACACGTCGCGGCCGGTTCGAGCACGGCCACGGCGGCGATGGCGACGACACCGAGCGCGACGACGACGATGCCGATTCCGGTTTTGGCGTCCATACATCGACACTGCATGGCACGGAAATAAATACCACGGGCCACGGTGGTTGCGAGCGCCGGATGAACACTGATAAGCGCCGCCGTCGAAACGTCTGCATGACCGACCACGACCGCGAATACACGCTCACCGTTCGTCCGAACGCCACCCTTCACGTCGCGTACAGCACCGACGGGGGCCGGCTGGAGGGTGCCTTCCTCGCCGTCGAGTACGGCCGCGAGGGGCTGGACGGTGAGGAAGGTTCGGCGGAGGGCATCGAGTGGCGCGGCTACGAGGTCGCGCTCGCCCGCGACGGCGAGAACGTCCTCGGTAGCGACATCGAACGAGCACTCGACCGCGGCGTCGACCGCGTGCTCGACGGCGAGCAGTCGCTGGTCGATAGGGACCGACTCCAGCGCGCCGCGAGCGTGGCGGGCGACTACGGTCATCGGGCGAAAGCGGGCCTACACAAGCTCCGGGAACGACGTTCCGGCGAGGGAATGGACGTCGAGACGCCTGAGACGGTACAGGTACCCGGACCGGGCGGTGCGACCATCGACGTCTCGCTGTCGGCGACCGAGGCGGCGTTCGATCTCTACGAGGACGACGGCGCAAACTGGCGCTGGCGACTCGTCGGCGACGACGGCGACACGCTCGCGGTCAGCCCTGCGGGTTACGACTCGCGCGAAGCGGCCGAAGAGACCATCACCCACCTCAAGGCGAACGTGCTCGGCGCGGACATCGAGACCTGATTTTCCTTCAACCGGGTTCGGGCGCGCGTAGTGCCAGCACGACTCCCACGACGGCGACGCCGCCGGCGACGAGGAAGGCCGGAGCGTAGCCCGCACTGTCGATGATCGCGCCGCCGGCGATGGGGGCGGCGAACGCGCCGAACAGTCCGATGCTCGTCAGCAGCGAGACGGCCGTGGTCCGCACGGTCGGGGGAACGATCTCGGCGATATAGGAAAAGAGCAGGCCGGTGACGAGCTGGATGGCGAAGCCGACGACGACCAGCGCCGCGACGACGAGTTCGAGCCGCGAGACGAGCGCGAAGGCGACGACGGCGGGCGTGGCGACGGCGAACGACGCGACCGCGACGGGGCGGCGTTTCCCGTCGAAGAGCCGTTCGGAGACCGCGCCGCTGGCCGAGCGGGCGACGGCTCCGATGGTCGGAAAGAGTGCGGTGAGCAGGCCGCTGGCCGCTAGCGAGATGCCGAACCCGTCGACGAGGTAGCTCGGCAGCCACGTGTTGACGAACAGGTAGAGCGAGTAGGCGAGAAAGCAGAGCACACAGACCGTCCAGACGCCGCTGTCGGTGAACAGGTCGAGCAGTCCCGTGCGGTCGGGCGCGTCCGTCTCGACGCCGGGGACGTGCTCTCGGGTCGCGAGCAGGAACACGACGACGCCGGCGACGCCGATGGCGGCGTAGGTGGGAAGGATCGCGGGCCAGCCGGCGACGCTCTCGACGAGCGGGCTGCCGAACTGACCGAGCGCGAAGCCAACGGGGGCGCTCGCGGTGAACACGCCGACGGCGGTCGCCCGGTACTCGGGCGCGACGGCGCTGCCGACGCTGTTCGCGCCGGCGTTCCAGAAGATGACGTAGGAGAGACCCCCGAGCACGCGCGAGGCGAGCAGCCAGAGAAAGGCCCCCGCGGTGGCCGCATACCAGCCCCAGACGCCGGCGACGACGAGCGCGAGCGTGCCGAAGACGACCGCTCGGCGCACCGAAAACCGGTCGAGCGCGATGCCGACGGGAACGCTGGTGACGACCGCCGTCGCGTACATGACGCTGACGAGCCAACCCGCCGCGCTCGCGCCGAGACCGAGCGACTCCTGGATGACCGGGAGCACGCTCGCCGGAGCGATCTCGTAGGCCGCGGCGGCCATCGAGAGCAGGAAAAAGCCGACGAGTAGCCCTGCGGTCTCGCGTCGGGTCCCGCTGTTCGTGTTCGCTTCGTCGTTCACGGGTTCTGTGCTCGATTCTCGGGGCTGTGTCAAACCGTTTGCCGTTTCACGTGGGACGGAAATCGGGGAGGCGACGCGGTGTGGAACCGCTCTGCTTGCCGTTTGTGCGCTGTCAAAGTCCTGGCGGAGTCCTGCGCGAACGCAGTGAGCCGCAGGGCACGCCAAGACGCGAACGAAATGAGTGAGCGTCCTGGCGGAGATTTGAACTCCGGTCACCGGCTCCGCAGGCCAGTAGGATAGTCCACTACCCAACCAGGACTCACTCTCCGATAGCCGCCATCCAGTTAAACCCGTTACGATTCCGGCCCCGCAGCGAGAGCCACTCCCGCGGGCCACAAGAGCCATAGTTCCGCCGGTCGGGGTGGTGATATGAAACGTCGCACGCTGCTCACGGCGGCCGCGCTCGCACTCACCGGCTGTCTCGGCGGTTCCGGCGACGAGGCGAGCACGGACGGGACGGCCACGCCGGCCGAACCCACCGGCGAACCGAGCGCGACGCGCGGGGCGACGACCACGGCGGCCACACGGACGTCGACGGCCCGCACGGAACCGCGACCGGGGACCGAACCGAAACCGACGGGAACGGCCGCACCGACCGCCACGGAGCGCACGGACCGTGGGACCGAGACGACCGCCGGGACCGACACGACTGGGGTTGCGGGCGTCACGAGCCAGTCGTTCTCCGTCGAGAGCACGTCCGCCTCGCCGGGCAACGAGGCGAGCGTGCGCTTCGCCGATGGTGGCTCGCGCGTCGTCGTCACGGGCACCATCACCGGCTCTGACGGCTGTCAGACGGCGGTGCTCGATGGGATCACGATGACCGACTCCGGGCTGGAAGCGACCGTCGCCACCGAGACCGATGCGGACGCGGGCGCGGCCTGCTCGCAGGCGCTCGTCGGTATCGAGTACCGCCTCTCCATGACGCTCGAAACGCCACCGGAATCGGTGACGGTGGTCCATCGTGATGCGTCCGGTCGGACGGCGGTCACGACCGCCGAGCGCGGCGGCTGAAGTCTATCTACGGGTGTGCGACCACGATCAGAAATCGCGGAAAACCGACCGATGGCGGACGACTGCTCGGCGACGACAACGCTTAAGCGGACTCCGCGTGTGAATTCGGTCAATGGGTGCGATAGCGGACATCTACGCGGACCTCGATGCCGAGGTCCCCGAGACGGAGTTCCGCGAGGCCGTCGAGCAGAAAGTCGAGGAGATGGGCGGTCTCGCCGACGAGGAGACCGCCGCGATGCTCATCGCCCACGAACTCTCGGACGGCGAGATCGAGGGCGTCGCGGACGTCGAGGCGGGCATGGAGGAGGCGAAGTTCGCCGCGAAAGTCACCAGCATCGGCGAACTTCGGACCTTCGAGCGCGACGGCGAGGACGAGGACGGGAAGGTGGTCAACGTCGAGGTGGCTGACGAAACAGGAAGGGTTCGAGTCGCCTTCTGGGACGAGCGCGCCGAGGGAGCCGTCGAGGAACTCGAAGTCGGCGACGTGCTCAAGATCGCCGGTCGCCCGCGCGAGGGGTACAACGGTATCGAGGTCAGCGCCGACCGGGCCGAACCGGCTGACGTCGACATCGAGGTGGACCTCGACGGCGCGGACACCATCGAAGCGCTCACGCTCGGCGAGTCAGACGTCACGCTCACAGGGATGGTCCTCGACACCGATACCATCAGGACCTTCGAGCGCGACGACGGCTCGGAAGGGAAGGTGGCGAACCTCACGCTCGGCGACGAAACCGGACGAGTGCGGGTGACGCTCTGGGACGACCAAACGGAGCGCGTTGAGGAACTCGATCCGGACACGACCGTCGAACTCGTCGACGGCTACGTGCGCGAGCGCGACGGCGACCTCGAAGTCCACCTGAGCGCGCGCAGCACGCTCGAAGCGGTCGACGCCGACGTCGAGTACGTCCCCGAGACGACGCCCATCGAAAATCTAGCAATCGATACGACGACCGACATCGGCGGCGTCGTCCGCTCGGCGGACCCGAAGCGCACCTTCGACCGCGACGACGGCTCGGAGGGACAGGTCAGGAACGTCCGCCTGCAGGACGACACGGGCGACATCCGCGTGGCGCTCTGGGGCGAGAAAGCCGATCGGGAGATCGCCCCCGGCGACGAGATCCAGTTCACGGACGTCGAGATCCAAGACGGCTGGCGCGACGACCTCGAAGCCTCCGCGGGTTGGCGCGCGAGCGTGTTCGCCATCGACGGCGGAGCCACGACGACGGACGGAAGCGACGGCGATTCGGCGGAGGGATTGGCTGCGTTCGCCGGCGACGGAGCCACGGACGAAACCGACGACACGAACGCCGAATCCGACGCCGAAAGCGGGGCGGACGCGGCGGCCGGGACCGACACCGAGGCGGCGAGCGGGGGGTCGACGGAGTTCACCGGGACGGTCGTCCAGGCCGGCGACCCGGTCGTGCTCGACAACGGCAGCGAGACGATGCGCGTCGAGACGAGTATGGATGTTCATCTCGGCCAGGAACTCACCGCTCGCGGGCCGGTCTCCGAGGGACGACTCGACGCCGAGGACCTGTTCTGACCCGAGGGTACGGAAACGCTTAAGAGCGAAACAGACCCCCGTATGGCCATGAGTGTCGAGCTCCCGTTCGCCCCGGTCGACGCCATCATCCGGCGGCACGCGGGCTCGTTGCGCGTGAGTAGCGAGGCGACCGAGGAACTCGCACGCCGGATCCAACAGCGTGGCGCACGGCTCGCCAGCGAGGCCGCGACGCGGGCGACCGACGAGGACCGGAAGACGCTGCGCGTCGCGGATTTCGACGGCAGTCGATCACCGGACCCGGAGCTTCCGGTCGCGCCCGTCGACCGCATCGCTAGGCTCGACATCGACGAGCGCTATCGCGTCTCGATGGACGCCCGGGTCGCGCTCGCGGGCATCCTCGAACGGTATGCGGGGCACGTCGCGGCGGCCGCGGCTGTCCTCGCCCGTCATGCCGGTCGGCGGACGATCACGCTCGCGGACGTCGAGACCTACTTCGAACTCGAACCGTACTACGAGGAGGCGTCGTGACTCGAATCGACGGTCGCGTGAGTGTCGTGGGGGCGTTCGGATGAGGTTCGGCTATTCGAGCGACTGTCTCGATCACGACCCCGGCCCGCGCCATCCCGAGAGCCCCGACCGCCTGCGCGCCATCCGTCAGGCCCTCTCCCATCGCCACGGCGTCGAGTACGTCGAGGCCGACGCGGTCACCGCCGAACAGGCTCGTACCGTCCACGACGACGACTACATCGAGGAGATCCGCGAGTTCTGTGCCGACGGCGGCGGCCAGTGGGACCCCGACACGGTGGCCGTCGAGGCCACGTGGAACGCGGCGCTCAAAAGCGCCGGACAGGCCGTCTGGAGCGCCCACGAAGCGCTCGACGGTGCCGGCGGACGCGGGACGCCCTTTGCCATCGGACGACCGCCCGGCCACCACGCGGTCGCCGACGACGCGATGGGCTTTTGCTTTCTCAACAACGCCGCCATCGCCGCTCAGTCCGCGCTTGACGCGGGTGCCGAACGGGTCGCTATTCTCGACTGGGACGTCCACCACGGCAACGGCACCCAGGACATCTTCGCCGAGCGCGGCGACGTGTTCTACTGTTCGATCCACGAGCGCGGGCTGTATCCGGGTACCGGCGAGGCGAGCGAGACCGGCACGGGCGACGGCGAGGGGACGACGGCGAACCTGGCTTTCCCGGCCGGCGGCGACGACGCGGCCTATCTCGCGGCCGTCGACGACGCCTTCGCGCCGCTGCTCGCCGACTTCGACCCCGATCTCCTGTTGGTGAGCGCGGGTTTCGACGCCCACGAACACGACCCCATCTCGCGCATGAAAGTCTCGACGGAGGGGTACGGCGTGCTGACCGCCCGCGTTCGCGCGCTCGCCGGGCGCTGCGGGGCGGGACTCGGGTTCGTCCTCGAAGGCGGCTACGGTCTCGAAACCCTCTCGGAGAGCATCAAGAAAGTGAACGAAGTCTTCGACGGCTACGACCCCGTCGAACCCAACGGCGGGGTTGACGACCGGATGCGGTCGGTCATCGACGACGTGCGGACGGCTCATGGTCTCGACGGAACGTAATCAACAGCATCGACAACAACAGCAGCCACCGAGGAGTACGCTGATCGGGACTTCGACGGTCGTTTCGAACTGGTCGGCGAGCGATTCGACATCGACGTTACAGCAGTTTTGCCCTGCCATCGCGTTCGAACGAACGCGCTTCGATCGCTTAAAAAGTTCAGTTTCTCGATGAAAACGAGGTTTCCGAATGAACCGGGCGCGAGGATTCAGGTGTCGGCGTCACGGAGGGATGGTATGGACGAACCCCAGCCCGAACGCGCCGTCGCCGAGTCGTCGGAGCGCGCCGAAGAACCGACGGAGTGGCTGGCCGTCTGGCACGGTCTCCACCGGGCGCTGAGCGGAAAGTGGGCGATGCACGTCCTTCGTCTGCTCTTCGACGGACCGCGAGGATTCAACGAGATGCGCCGCGAACTCGACGGACCGACGGCCAAGACGCTCTCCGAGCGTCTGACCGAACTCCGCTGTCACGGTCTCGTCGAGCGTCACGTCGAGGCGACGTCGCCGCCCATGACGCGGTACGAACTCACCCCTGCCGGACGGCGGTTCGTCGCGGTGCTTCGGGAACTGGAGACGGCAGTCGATCTCGTCGAATGTGGCTGCGATACATCCTGTGAGATAGTCACTGTGGACGCCGAACGAACGGCGGCCGTCACCGAGGAGTGCTGATCACTCGTCGGACGCCGAGAACGCTCGATGCGCATCAGTGACGAATCGAGGCAGAAACAGCGTGATCACGGACTGGGTGCGAAGTAGTCGGCGAGTTCGTCGCCGAACTCCTCGGTGAGCGCGGCCACCTCGTCGGCCGTGAGGACCGAGTACCCGTCTTCGAGTGCGCGCTCGACGTCGACGCCGAGTGCCACGCCGTCGAGACCGTCGTCGAGGAGTGCGTATGCGGTGCGGAACGCGCGGTCGCGCTCGACGACGTAGCGCTCGCCGTCGACGAACGGTCCGTAGCAATCGGCGTTTTCGTAGGTCTCGTAGAAGCGCTCGGCGTGCTCGCGCGTGCTCACCGGCGGCCCGACGTGGCGCTCGACCCTTGGAAGATCGGCGACGGCGAGTTCGTAGAACAGCACGCCCGTCTCCCGGGCGAACGCCCGCGAGCGAAGCACCTCGAAACCGTGCTCGTCGAGGGCGGTGCGAACACCCGTGAGCGACTTTTCGAGTTGGGGGTAGAGCTGGTCGTCGACGATGGCCGGTGCGTCGAAGCGGACGGCGACCGGCGTCGTGGCGCGGCGGTCGATCTCCCGGCGCACGTCCGCGGCCGACAGCGGTGTCGGCGCGTCGCTCTCGAAGTGGTCCTCAGCGGGGTCGGCGAGCAATCGGCGTGCGTGATGCTGGAAGCGCGCAAGGCTCGTGGGCGAGAGCACCGCCGCGACGTTGCGCTCGGGATCGGTGGGGTCGACCATCACGAGCGGGTCGTCGAACGTTCGGCTGCCGTGTCTCTCCGGGTCGAAGCGAACGGGTGGCTGCCAGTCGGCGGCCGCCCCGACGAGACTTCGAAAGTCACCGTGTTCGAGGGTCAGGAGTTCGGTGAGGTAGCCCGAAAAGCCCCTCGTCCGGAGGTCGCTGCCGTAGACGTCGATGGCCGAGAGAAAGCGTTTCGTGAGTCTGACCTCCGTCACGAGCGCGTCGTCGAGCCGGGTTTCGAGATAGCGGGTGTGGAAGGGCGTGCGATCGACCGCCGAGCGGATGGCGGTCGCGCTCGAAACGCGATAGCAGGGCACGATATCGACGCCGAATCCGTCGAACTCGCCAGTGACGTAGGGGTGTTCGGCGTACTCTTCGTGGCCGTCGGGAAGCACGGCGTGGCCGACGGCGAGACCGTGGCGTTCGAGGTTCTCGCGCGGGAGGTCCGGGGGAAATCGTACGAACAGGTCGATGTCGCGGTCGCCGGGCAGCCACGTGCCGCGGGCAGTCGAGCCGACGTGACGGGTGTCGGCCTCGGCGGAGAGGTCCTCGATGGCCGCTGTGGCGCGCTCGCGGAGGCTGGCGGTCGCGGCGTCGAGGCGGGTACGTTCCGCCGCGGTGGGCGTCACGCGCTCACGGACCTCCGCGAGGAGCGTATCGAGGGCGTCGGTCATGTCGGCTCTCCCGCGTCGCCGGGCGAAAGCGTGTCGGTCGAAAACGAAACGGCTATGAACGAACTGCCACTCCGTCGAGATAGAGCCGCCGTAGCTCAGTTGGTAGAGCACCTGGTTGTTACCCAGGTTGTCCCAGGTTCGAGCCCTGGCGGCGGCGTCGAATTTCTACGAATTTCCTGATCCGTGAGGAATCGTCTCACGACGGGTGCATCACCCGATCCTCGCCAACAGACGCACTTTTATGCCATCACCGACGACTGTGCCCGTGGTCGGGCCCTTAGCTCAGTGGTGAGAGCGCTCGGCTCATAACCGAGTGGTCGTTGGTTCGAATCCGACAGGGCCCATCTCCCGTCTTCCGCCGCGATTCGTGACTCGATAGCCATGAGCGGTTCACAAACGAGTTCCAGTATCCGTTTCAAAAAAAAAAACGAGTTATTCAGTTCCGTCGCGTTGCGAGTAGTGCGACCGCAAGCAGCGCAACGACCGCGACCGCGAGACCGAAGCCGGGACCGGACGAACTGCTGTCGCCGCTCCCGTTCTCGCCGCCGCTCCCGTTGCCGCTGGCAGCCGCCGTCTGGCCGTCACCGCCGGCCTCGGTGGCTGCTGCGTCGGTCGCCTCGCCACTGCTTTCGGTAGCAGCGTCGGTCCCCCCGCCGGTTCCGGCGCTGTCGGTCGAGACCTGTGCGATGTCGACGATGCGCCGACCGTCCTGCGTGAGCGGCGGGTCCTGCTGCCCGTCCGAGGAGACGAAGTCGAACTCGTCGTTACCGTTGCTGTCGGCGTGGACGACCGCCGTCAGCGACTTCGAGTCGTTGAGCGGTTCGTCGAGTTGGATGCGGATGTTGTCCGACGTGCCAGCGCTGAGCGGGTAGGAGGTGCCGATGATCTGATCCGTCTCGTTGCCCGAGCGGGTGCTGTCGTAGATGGCGACGAATCCCGCCTGGGGGAGCGTCGCGGACTGGACGACGACGCTCTCGCCGCTGCCGTTCTGGTCGTCGAACGTGACGCCCGTGCTGCCCGTTGCGGTGGCTCCATCACCGGTGCTCGTTTCGCTGCCGGCGTCGGTCGTCCCGGTCGGCGATTGCTGTGCGTGGTGGGAATCGGTGGCGGCGAGTGCGCCGCCCATGCCGGCACCCACGACCAGCAGCGCCGAGACGAGGGCGACGGCGACTGAACTCCGTTGCATTGCTGAATCGGCCTACAAATCCACGCAACATAAAAGTAGAGATATGCGTTCGCGGGCCGCACGTTTATTCCGTCGGCCACGTAGGGTGGGTATGAGCGACCTCAGCCTCGATTCGGCCCAACTGGAGCGCTACTCCCGACACATCATCATGGACGGGGTCGGTCCCGCGGGCCAGCGGTCGCTGCTCGACGCGCGCGTGCTCGTCGTCGGCGCGGGCGGTCTCGGCGCGCCGGCCATCCAGTATCTCGCCGCCGCCGGCGTCGGTCGGCTGGGAATCGTCGACGACGACGTGGTCGAACGTTCTAATCTCCAGCGACAGGTCGTCCACGGGGATAGTGACGTCGGCGCGAAGAAAGTCGACAGCGCCGCCGAATTCGTCGCCCAACTGAACCCCGACGTGACGACCGAAACGTACGATCAACGACTGACCCCCGAAAACGCCACGGCGCTCGTTGCCGAGTACGACTTCGTCGTCGACGGCTCGGACAACTTCCGCACGCGCTACCTCGTCAACGACGCCTGCACGCTCGCCGGGGTTCCCTTCTCGCATGGGGCCATCTACCGTTTCGAGGGACAGGTAACGACCTTCGACGGGAACTCACCGTGCTACCGCTGTCTGTTCCCCGAGGCTCCCCCCGAGGGAACGGTCCCCGACTGTGCGACGACGGGCGTGCTCGGCGTGCTCCCCGGTGTCGTCGGCTCGATACAGGCGACCGAAACGGTAAAATATCTCATGGGTGTCGGCGAGAGTCTAACCGGTCGGCTACTCTCCTACGATGCACTCGCCATGAGCTTCGAGGAACTCCCCATCAAACCGAACCCCGACTGCCCGATCTGTGGCGAGGATGGTATCGGATCGATGGACGACGTCGAGTACGCCGGTTCGTGTGCGGTCGCCGATTAGAGCTTCGCTGTCAGCGCCGACAGCGAGCGGGCGGCGTCAGTTGGTGGCCGCTCGAAGGCGTCGGGATGAATCACGCCAGCGAGATGTTCGAGCGAGTCGACCAGCCGGGTTCCGGGGCGGTTGACGTACTGGTGGCCGTCGATGGCGTACGCCCGGCCCTCCTGCACGGCAGTCAGCTCGTCCCAACCCGGTCGGGCGGTCAGGTCGGCGAGGTTCTCCGTAGTCTGGTCGAGGTCGAACCCACAGGGCGCGACGACCAGTATCTCGGGGTCGTACTCGCGAATCGCTTCCCATTCGACCGGACGCGAGGCCGCGCCGTGGTCGGCGATTCCATAGGAACCGCCGGCCATCTCCACCATCTCGGGGATCCAGTGGCCGGCGACCATCACGGGACTGGTCCAGTCGAGCACCGCCACGCGCGGGCGCTCGTCGGCCGTTTTAGCCGTTCGCTCGACCGCCCGGACGCGCGCTTCAAGGTCGGCGACGAGTGCCGCCGCCCGTTCTTCGGTTCCCGTCGCCGTGCCGATGCGATGGATGTCCTCGAACACGTCCTCGATGGAGTGGGGGTCGGTCGTGAGCACCTCGCAGTCGAGACCCAACTCGTCAACCGCCTTGCGGACGGCCACCGCATCGACCGCACAGACCTCACAGATGCCCTGCGAGACCACGAGGTCGGGGTCGAGGCGCGCGAGCGTGTCGAGTTCGATGGCGTAGACCCCGCCGGAGTCCTCGGCGTCGAGCACCTGCTCGTCGATCTCCCCGCTCGACGCCGTTGGATCGACCCGCGAGCGGTTGACGGCAGGTTTGTCGGCCACCCACGATGGATAGTCACACTCGTGGGAGACACCGACCGGTTCGATGTCGAGCGCGGCGACGATCTCGGTCGCCGACGGAAGCAGGGAAACGACGCGCATAGCGGTGGGAGGCGGGCGACGACCATAGCCCTTCGTGAACGGTTTCACCGCGCGAAACCAGTGGTCGGTATGGAATCGACGACGAGTGGGACCTTCCGGGTGCTCGAAAGCCCGCGCGACCCGGCGGAGCTACTGCTGCTCGATACGAGCACACAGGACCCGACCTACGTCACGACCGCGGGCTACGAGGATGACCTCGGGCGCGAAGTCAGTAACATCGAGCCGGGCAATCGCATTGCTGCGCGCCTCTCGTGGACGGACGGGATGCCGCGCTTCGTTGAAATCGAGGTCGAAACCCGGACCACGATCGCGTTCGCCGACGACGCGACCGGCATTTTCGAGGTGGCGCAGGAGACGTGGCAGGAAGCCGAACGCGAGGGGCAGGCGATGAACTCGCGGACCACGCGAAACACCGACAACGAGGCGAACGGGGTGGTCTACACGTTCGCCAAACAGGCGGGCCAGCGCGATCTCTACGAGGAGTTTCAGGACGGAATTACCCCTTTGGAACCGCTCATCGACCGGCTGGCCGAGAGTGCGGAGCCTCCTTTCGCGGTGTTCGTCCTCCGACCACGCGAGGAGCCGTTCGTCCTCGTGGCGCTCGCCACGGAGCGGGACGGCCAGTTCGCCACGACGATGCGCGAGACCTACGAGGGCCTCTGACGGACCGTTTATACGATGGGGCGCACAAACGCCGGCAGAATGCTCGACGAGGCAGACCGCAAGGACCTGGAGAACGTT
This region of Halococcus sediminicola genomic DNA includes:
- a CDS encoding YegP family protein, with amino-acid sequence MTDHDREYTLTVRPNATLHVAYSTDGGRLEGAFLAVEYGREGLDGEEGSAEGIEWRGYEVALARDGENVLGSDIERALDRGVDRVLDGEQSLVDRDRLQRAASVAGDYGHRAKAGLHKLRERRSGEGMDVETPETVQVPGPGGATIDVSLSATEAAFDLYEDDGANWRWRLVGDDGDTLAVSPAGYDSREAAEETITHLKANVLGADIET
- a CDS encoding MFS transporter, which produces MNDEANTNSGTRRETAGLLVGFFLLSMAAAAYEIAPASVLPVIQESLGLGASAAGWLVSVMYATAVVTSVPVGIALDRFSVRRAVVFGTLALVVAGVWGWYAATAGAFLWLLASRVLGGLSYVIFWNAGANSVGSAVAPEYRATAVGVFTASAPVGFALGQFGSPLVESVAGWPAILPTYAAIGVAGVVVFLLATREHVPGVETDAPDRTGLLDLFTDSGVWTVCVLCFLAYSLYLFVNTWLPSYLVDGFGISLAASGLLTALFPTIGAVARSASGAVSERLFDGKRRPVAVASFAVATPAVVAFALVSRLELVVAALVVVGFAIQLVTGLLFSYIAEIVPPTVRTTAVSLLTSIGLFGAFAAPIAGGAIIDSAGYAPAFLVAGGVAVVGVVLALRAPEPG
- a CDS encoding single-stranded DNA binding protein, producing MGAIADIYADLDAEVPETEFREAVEQKVEEMGGLADEETAAMLIAHELSDGEIEGVADVEAGMEEAKFAAKVTSIGELRTFERDGEDEDGKVVNVEVADETGRVRVAFWDERAEGAVEELEVGDVLKIAGRPREGYNGIEVSADRAEPADVDIEVDLDGADTIEALTLGESDVTLTGMVLDTDTIRTFERDDGSEGKVANLTLGDETGRVRVTLWDDQTERVEELDPDTTVELVDGYVRERDGDLEVHLSARSTLEAVDADVEYVPETTPIENLAIDTTTDIGGVVRSADPKRTFDRDDGSEGQVRNVRLQDDTGDIRVALWGEKADREIAPGDEIQFTDVEIQDGWRDDLEASAGWRASVFAIDGGATTTDGSDGDSAEGLAAFAGDGATDETDDTNAESDAESGADAAAGTDTEAASGGSTEFTGTVVQAGDPVVLDNGSETMRVETSMDVHLGQELTARGPVSEGRLDAEDLF
- a CDS encoding histone — encoded protein: MSVELPFAPVDAIIRRHAGSLRVSSEATEELARRIQQRGARLASEAATRATDEDRKTLRVADFDGSRSPDPELPVAPVDRIARLDIDERYRVSMDARVALAGILERYAGHVAAAAAVLARHAGRRTITLADVETYFELEPYYEEAS
- a CDS encoding histone deacetylase family protein; translation: MRFGYSSDCLDHDPGPRHPESPDRLRAIRQALSHRHGVEYVEADAVTAEQARTVHDDDYIEEIREFCADGGGQWDPDTVAVEATWNAALKSAGQAVWSAHEALDGAGGRGTPFAIGRPPGHHAVADDAMGFCFLNNAAIAAQSALDAGAERVAILDWDVHHGNGTQDIFAERGDVFYCSIHERGLYPGTGEASETGTGDGEGTTANLAFPAGGDDAAYLAAVDDAFAPLLADFDPDLLLVSAGFDAHEHDPISRMKVSTEGYGVLTARVRALAGRCGAGLGFVLEGGYGLETLSESIKKVNEVFDGYDPVEPNGGVDDRMRSVIDDVRTAHGLDGT
- a CDS encoding winged helix-turn-helix transcriptional regulator, which codes for MDEPQPERAVAESSERAEEPTEWLAVWHGLHRALSGKWAMHVLRLLFDGPRGFNEMRRELDGPTAKTLSERLTELRCHGLVERHVEATSPPMTRYELTPAGRRFVAVLRELETAVDLVECGCDTSCEIVTVDAERTAAVTEEC
- the cca gene encoding CCA tRNA nucleotidyltransferase, which produces MTDALDTLLAEVRERVTPTAAERTRLDAATASLRERATAAIEDLSAEADTRHVGSTARGTWLPGDRDIDLFVRFPPDLPRENLERHGLAVGHAVLPDGHEEYAEHPYVTGEFDGFGVDIVPCYRVSSATAIRSAVDRTPFHTRYLETRLDDALVTEVRLTKRFLSAIDVYGSDLRTRGFSGYLTELLTLEHGDFRSLVGAAADWQPPVRFDPERHGSRTFDDPLVMVDPTDPERNVAAVLSPTSLARFQHHARRLLADPAEDHFESDAPTPLSAADVRREIDRRATTPVAVRFDAPAIVDDQLYPQLEKSLTGVRTALDEHGFEVLRSRAFARETGVLFYELAVADLPRVERHVGPPVSTREHAERFYETYENADCYGPFVDGERYVVERDRAFRTAYALLDDGLDGVALGVDVERALEDGYSVLTADEVAALTEEFGDELADYFAPSP
- a CDS encoding DUF7282 domain-containing protein, whose protein sequence is MQRSSVAVALVSALLVVGAGMGGALAATDSHHAQQSPTGTTDAGSETSTGDGATATGSTGVTFDDQNGSGESVVVQSATLPQAGFVAIYDSTRSGNETDQIIGTSYPLSAGTSDNIRIQLDEPLNDSKSLTAVVHADSNGNDEFDFVSSDGQQDPPLTQDGRRIVDIAQVSTDSAGTGGGTDAATESSGEATDAAATEAGGDGQTAAASGNGSGGENGSGDSSSSGPGFGLAVAVVALLAVALLATRRN
- the ubaA gene encoding SAMP-activating enzyme E1, translated to MSDLSLDSAQLERYSRHIIMDGVGPAGQRSLLDARVLVVGAGGLGAPAIQYLAAAGVGRLGIVDDDVVERSNLQRQVVHGDSDVGAKKVDSAAEFVAQLNPDVTTETYDQRLTPENATALVAEYDFVVDGSDNFRTRYLVNDACTLAGVPFSHGAIYRFEGQVTTFDGNSPCYRCLFPEAPPEGTVPDCATTGVLGVLPGVVGSIQATETVKYLMGVGESLTGRLLSYDALAMSFEELPIKPNPDCPICGEDGIGSMDDVEYAGSCAVAD
- a CDS encoding cobalamin-binding protein: MRVVSLLPSATEIVAALDIEPVGVSHECDYPSWVADKPAVNRSRVDPTASSGEIDEQVLDAEDSGGVYAIELDTLARLDPDLVVSQGICEVCAVDAVAVRKAVDELGLDCEVLTTDPHSIEDVFEDIHRIGTATGTEERAAALVADLEARVRAVERTAKTADERPRVAVLDWTSPVMVAGHWIPEMVEMAGGSYGIADHGAASRPVEWEAIREYDPEILVVAPCGFDLDQTTENLADLTARPGWDELTAVQEGRAYAIDGHQYVNRPGTRLVDSLEHLAGVIHPDAFERPPTDAARSLSALTAKL
- a CDS encoding DUF6663 family protein → MESTTSGTFRVLESPRDPAELLLLDTSTQDPTYVTTAGYEDDLGREVSNIEPGNRIAARLSWTDGMPRFVEIEVETRTTIAFADDATGIFEVAQETWQEAEREGQAMNSRTTRNTDNEANGVVYTFAKQAGQRDLYEEFQDGITPLEPLIDRLAESAEPPFAVFVLRPREEPFVLVALATERDGQFATTMRETYEGL